TGCTCCAGCACGGTCACGCGCCACCCGGCACGGCCGAGGGCGAGCGCGGTGGCCAGTCCGCCGATACCGGCGCCGACGACGAGCGCGTGTCCGGTACTCCGGCCGGTTTCCATGGGTCCTCCCCCGTGAGGCGAATCGGAGCGCCGTGCCCCACAGGCCTGCCCGCAGGAGCCCGACACCGGCCTCCCACTGTCTCCCGACTCACCGGGTGACGGGCAGTCGCAGACGCGTCAGACCCCCGTGTCGATCCGGAACGTGCGGCACCGGGCGGACCCGGATGGTAGAAGCGGGCATGACCACTTCCCCCTTCTGCTCCCGCCCGGCCGGTGCCCGATGACCGCCGGTATCGACACCCCCGACCGCAGGGGCCGCACCGGACTCGACCGGACCGGCCGGGACCTGACCGGCAACCCCCGCGTCAAGGTGCGGGACGTGAAGCTCCTGTCCAGCCACTGGTACGTCGAGCGGACCACGACCTTCGACTTCCGGCACGCCGACGGCACCTGGAGCACCCAGGAACGCGAGACGCACGACCGCGGCAACGGGGCCACCATGCTGCTGTACGACACCGAACGCGAAACCGTGCTGCTCACCCGTCAGTTCCGCTTCCCCGTGTACGTCAACGGGCACCCCGACGGCATGCTCGTGGAGACGCCGGGCGGCCTGCTCGACGACGATGACGAGCACCCGGAGATCGCGGTGCGGCGCGAGGTCGTGGAGGAGACCGGCCACACCATCGGCGAGGTCCGGCACGTCTTCGACGTCTACATGAGCCCCGGCTCGGTCACCGAACGCGTCAGCTTCTACGCCGCCGCCTACGGCCCGTCGACCCACACCCATGAAGGTGGGGGTCTGGATGAGGAGGGCGAGGACATCGAGATCCTCGAACTGCCCTTCCGGCGGGCCCTGGAGATGATCCGCACCGGGGAGATCGCCGACGCGAAGACCATCATGCTGCTGCAGTGGGCGGCGCTGGAGGGGCCGTTCGCCAACTGACCCCTCCGGCCCTTGACTTGAAGCGCGCTTCAAGGTGAACACTCCCGTTGGTGCCCCGAACTCCGGGGCGCGCACGGGAGGAGCAGCCATGAAGTACCGCACGATCGGCACGGATCCACACACCCGCCGGGAGGTG
The genomic region above belongs to Streptomyces coeruleorubidus and contains:
- a CDS encoding NUDIX domain-containing protein, which encodes MTAGIDTPDRRGRTGLDRTGRDLTGNPRVKVRDVKLLSSHWYVERTTTFDFRHADGTWSTQERETHDRGNGATMLLYDTERETVLLTRQFRFPVYVNGHPDGMLVETPGGLLDDDDEHPEIAVRREVVEETGHTIGEVRHVFDVYMSPGSVTERVSFYAAAYGPSTHTHEGGGLDEEGEDIEILELPFRRALEMIRTGEIADAKTIMLLQWAALEGPFAN